The following are encoded together in the Bradyrhizobium sp. CCGUVB1N3 genome:
- the lptG gene encoding LPS export ABC transporter permease LptG → MSMLTNTLGRYFAGRFVVAALGVFASIFLLLVLVDYIEMVRKTSGLASASAIMVAETSLFRVPQLLEKLTPFCMLIGAMTCYLALSRRLELVVARAAGISAWQFISPALGSALLIGVIATVAYNPMSANLRELSKRMEAELFGSAPGGGIQDASGFWLNQVTSGGQVIINAARSEQQGIRLTGLTLFRFDTEFHFKERIEAREATLEDGHWVFRTVRRFSLDAPPVDQDRLEIPTTLTEAQVRNSFSTPETVSFWQLPSYIRSSESSGFATAGYRLQYHKLLAQPFLLAAMVMLAASVSLRFFRMGGVQKMVLSGVGAGFLLYVLSKVTEDLSKAELMHPIAAAWLPVVVGGLTGFLALLYQEDG, encoded by the coding sequence ATGAGCATGCTCACCAACACGCTCGGGCGCTATTTCGCGGGCCGCTTCGTCGTCGCGGCGCTCGGCGTGTTCGCAAGCATTTTCCTGTTGCTGGTGCTGGTCGACTATATCGAGATGGTGCGCAAGACCTCCGGGCTTGCGTCCGCCTCCGCGATCATGGTGGCGGAGACCTCGCTGTTCCGCGTGCCGCAACTTTTGGAGAAGCTGACGCCGTTCTGCATGCTGATCGGCGCCATGACCTGCTACCTCGCCCTCTCCCGCCGGCTCGAGCTTGTCGTGGCACGCGCCGCCGGCATTTCCGCCTGGCAGTTCATCTCGCCCGCGCTCGGCAGTGCGCTGCTGATCGGCGTGATCGCGACGGTTGCCTACAATCCGATGTCGGCGAACCTGCGCGAGCTCTCCAAGCGCATGGAGGCGGAGCTGTTCGGCTCGGCGCCCGGCGGCGGCATCCAGGACGCCTCGGGCTTCTGGCTCAACCAGGTCACCAGCGGAGGCCAGGTCATCATCAACGCCGCGCGCAGCGAGCAGCAAGGCATCCGGCTGACCGGCCTGACGCTATTCCGGTTTGATACGGAGTTTCACTTCAAGGAGCGCATCGAGGCACGCGAGGCGACCCTGGAGGATGGCCACTGGGTGTTCAGGACGGTGCGGCGGTTCTCCCTGGACGCGCCCCCCGTCGACCAGGACCGCCTGGAGATTCCCACAACGCTGACCGAAGCGCAGGTTCGCAACAGCTTTTCCACACCCGAGACTGTGTCCTTTTGGCAACTACCGAGCTACATCCGTTCGTCCGAAAGCTCGGGCTTCGCGACAGCCGGATATCGACTCCAGTACCATAAGCTTCTGGCGCAGCCGTTTCTGCTTGCAGCGATGGTGATGCTGGCAGCTTCCGTATCGTTGCGCTTCTTCCGGATGGGCGGCGTGCAGAAGATGGTTTTGAGTGGCGTGGGCGCAGGCTTTCTGCTCTACGTGCTGTCCAAAGTTACTGAGGATTTGAGCAAGGCTGAGTTGATGCATCCGATCGCTGCGGCGTGGCTGCCCGTTGTGGTGGGCGGCCTCACCGGCTTTTTGGCCTTGCTCTATCAGGAGGACGGATAG
- the lptF gene encoding LPS export ABC transporter permease LptF — protein sequence MGSIDRYIFRTTLASFALVLVSLTGVIWITQALRGIDLMTSQGQTILTFLGITSLVIPALVLIISPIALMIAISHTLNKLATDSEIIVMNAAGFSPFRLFYPFFYATCVVALLVAFIAAYLAPDGMRRIKQWDAEITADVLTNILQPGRFAQLDQNLTIRIRERQPGGIMAGIFIDDRRDPKERNSIVAERGTVVKSGGETILVLEDGNLQRFEAGKRDPALVTFARHGFDMSKFSNQGRDVTLGIRERYLWELFSPSEDDPVYKAVPGQFRSELHDRIMAPMYPFAFAALTFAFLGAPRTTRQSRNFSIGSSILAVFGLRMAGFACSVMAVKSPTAPLVQYAMLVTAIGLGLWMIVGGIVVEAPPALLEAINRSNARIARLFRRPVAA from the coding sequence ATGGGGTCGATCGACAGGTATATTTTCCGCACGACGCTGGCGTCGTTTGCGCTCGTCCTGGTCAGCCTCACCGGCGTGATCTGGATTACGCAGGCGTTGCGCGGCATCGACCTGATGACGAGTCAGGGCCAGACCATCCTGACCTTCCTCGGCATCACCAGCCTGGTGATTCCGGCGCTGGTGCTGATCATCTCGCCGATCGCGCTGATGATCGCGATCTCGCATACGCTGAACAAGCTCGCGACCGACTCCGAGATCATCGTGATGAATGCCGCCGGCTTCTCGCCGTTCCGGCTGTTCTATCCGTTCTTTTATGCCACCTGCGTGGTGGCGCTGCTGGTCGCCTTCATCGCCGCCTACCTCGCCCCCGACGGCATGCGGCGGATCAAGCAATGGGACGCCGAGATCACCGCCGACGTCCTCACCAACATCCTCCAGCCCGGCCGCTTCGCCCAGCTCGACCAGAACCTCACGATCCGGATTCGCGAGCGCCAGCCCGGCGGCATCATGGCCGGCATCTTCATCGACGACCGCCGCGATCCGAAGGAGCGCAACTCGATCGTCGCCGAGCGCGGCACCGTGGTGAAGAGCGGCGGCGAGACCATTTTGGTGCTGGAGGACGGCAACCTGCAGCGCTTCGAGGCCGGCAAGCGCGATCCCGCGCTCGTGACGTTCGCCCGCCACGGCTTCGACATGTCGAAATTCTCCAACCAGGGGCGCGACGTCACGCTCGGGATTCGCGAACGCTATCTCTGGGAGCTGTTCTCGCCGTCCGAGGACGACCCCGTCTACAAAGCGGTGCCCGGCCAATTCCGTTCAGAGCTGCATGACCGCATCATGGCGCCGATGTACCCATTCGCCTTTGCGGCGCTCACATTCGCCTTCCTCGGCGCGCCGCGCACCACGCGCCAGAGCCGCAATTTCTCGATCGGCAGCTCGATCCTCGCCGTGTTCGGCCTGCGCATGGCGGGCTTTGCCTGCTCGGTGATGGCGGTGAAGTCGCCCACCGCGCCCCTCGTGCAATATGCCATGCTGGTGACCGCCATCGGCCTCGGCCTCTGGATGATCGTCGGCGGCATCGTGGTGGAAGCGCCGCCTGCGCTGCTGGAAGCCATCAACAGATCCAATGCGCGCATTGCGCGGCTGTTCCGACGACCGGTTGCCGCATGA